Proteins encoded in a region of the Streptomyces sp. NBC_00258 genome:
- a CDS encoding helix-turn-helix transcriptional regulator, whose translation MDHTFDRSSLGAFLRTRRTALQPEDVGLRRGERRRAPGLRREEVAELCTMSADYFARLERGDGPQPSEQMVAAIARGLRLTPDERDHLFLLAGYRTARRDLRLQHVSPGLMRVMDGLAGTTAQVMGPMGETLLQTPSAVALLGEQTQYTGNARSATYRWFTDPAARERYHPEQHDNNSRTNAALLRAAATRDGPGSPAAELADILLRTSDEFARLWERHEVGLRRSDTKRFIHPQVGRLDLYCQLLLEPDQGQSLLIFTATPGTESHEKLTLLTVLGTDRFAANTE comes from the coding sequence ATGGACCATACGTTCGACCGCTCGTCCCTCGGCGCCTTTCTGCGCACCCGGCGCACGGCGCTGCAACCGGAGGACGTCGGCCTGCGACGCGGGGAACGCCGACGCGCTCCGGGCCTGCGCCGCGAGGAGGTGGCGGAGCTGTGCACCATGTCCGCCGACTACTTCGCCCGGCTGGAACGCGGTGACGGGCCGCAGCCGTCGGAGCAGATGGTCGCGGCCATCGCCCGCGGCCTGCGGCTGACCCCGGACGAACGTGATCACCTGTTCCTGCTCGCCGGCTACCGCACCGCACGACGTGACCTGCGGCTTCAGCACGTGAGCCCCGGCCTGATGCGAGTGATGGACGGCTTGGCCGGCACGACAGCACAGGTCATGGGCCCGATGGGCGAGACGTTGCTGCAGACGCCGTCCGCGGTGGCATTGCTCGGCGAGCAGACCCAGTACACCGGCAACGCCCGCAGCGCGACGTACCGCTGGTTTACCGATCCGGCCGCCCGCGAGCGGTACCACCCCGAGCAGCACGACAACAACAGCCGGACCAATGCCGCCCTTCTGCGCGCGGCTGCCACCCGGGACGGCCCCGGCTCCCCCGCGGCGGAGCTGGCGGACATCCTGCTGCGCACCAGCGACGAGTTCGCCCGCTTGTGGGAGCGTCACGAGGTGGGCCTGCGCCGGAGCGACACCAAACGCTTCATCCACCCCCAGGTCGGCCGACTGGACCTCTACTGCCAACTCCTCCTGGAGCCGGACCAGGGCCAGTCCCTCCTCATATTCACCGCCACCCCGGGCACGGAAAGCCACGAGAAACTAACCCTGCTCACGGTGCTGGGCACCGACCGGTTCGCCGCCAACACGGAGTG
- a CDS encoding SDR family NAD(P)-dependent oxidoreductase: protein MTSMSSWTANDLPDLTGRTVVITGAGRGLGLITARELARAGARVVLGVRDTGKARRAVDGLPGIFDVRPLDVSDLTSVRAFAAAWSGDIDILINNAGVMDIPAARTADGLDLQTTTNYTGPFLLTNRLLERVSDRVVHVTSELHKQGWIDLDDLDWRTRKHNGMQAYQASKLAVVLFSLELQRRLTAAGSAVRSVLASPGIARTSLAAQSRSNVINRFTFLTNAPERGALSLLFAATQDVPGNSYVGPDGLGGFRGSPAIRRQGKAGLDSAMAGRLWDATTDLVGAVVR, encoded by the coding sequence ATGACCAGCATGAGCAGTTGGACAGCGAACGACCTCCCCGATCTGACCGGCCGTACGGTGGTGATCACCGGCGCCGGCCGCGGCCTCGGCCTGATCACGGCACGCGAGCTCGCCCGTGCCGGTGCCCGCGTCGTGCTGGGGGTACGCGACACCGGCAAGGCCCGCCGCGCCGTCGACGGCCTGCCCGGCATCTTCGACGTCAGACCACTCGACGTATCGGATCTGACCTCGGTGCGAGCCTTCGCCGCCGCCTGGTCCGGTGACATCGACATCCTGATCAACAACGCCGGTGTGATGGACATCCCCGCCGCGCGTACCGCCGACGGCCTCGATCTGCAGACCACCACCAACTACACCGGTCCCTTTCTGCTGACCAACCGGCTGCTCGAGCGCGTCTCCGACCGCGTGGTGCACGTCACCAGCGAGCTGCACAAGCAGGGCTGGATCGACCTGGACGACCTCGACTGGCGGACGCGCAAGCACAACGGGATGCAGGCCTACCAGGCGTCGAAGCTCGCTGTCGTCCTGTTCTCTCTGGAGCTGCAGCGTCGGCTGACCGCCGCCGGTAGTGCCGTGCGCTCGGTGCTTGCCAGCCCCGGCATCGCCCGTACCTCGCTGGCGGCCCAGTCCCGGTCGAACGTCATCAACCGGTTCACGTTCCTCACCAACGCCCCTGAGCGCGGAGCGCTGTCGCTGCTCTTCGCCGCGACGCAGGACGTCCCCGGCAACTCCTACGTCGGACCGGACGGTCTGGGCGGCTTCCGGGGCTCCCCGGCCATCCGCAGACAGGGCAAGGCCGGTCTCGACTCCGCCATGGCCGGCCGGCTGTGGGACGCGACCACCGACCTCGTCGGTGCGGTTGTCCGATGA